In one window of Leptospira sp. WS92.C1 DNA:
- a CDS encoding chemotaxis response regulator protein-glutamate methylesterase — protein sequence MIRVFIIDDSAVVRQVLTQILNKDFEIEIIGFASDPIFASEKLLSDWPDVFILDVEMPRMDGISFLKKIMSERPTPVIICSSLAEKESETAMLAMKLGAIDIIEKPKLGVKSFLEESEILFTDAVKAAAKARMKSHSSLNVDLKVIENKTTNTKPDFSKINTTDKLISIGTSTGGTQALEYILTQLNVHCPGIVIVQHMPEKFTETFANRLNTICEIQVKEAKDGDRIQIGSAYIAPGNKHMEIYLSGAQFHIRVMDGPLVNRHRPSVDILFDSVAKVAGKNAKGIIMTGMGNDGANGLLKMKQSGATTIAQDEATCVVFGMPKEAILKGSVDMILPLSKIVKEVQHF from the coding sequence ATGATTCGTGTTTTTATCATAGATGATTCTGCGGTAGTGCGTCAGGTTCTCACTCAAATTTTAAATAAGGATTTCGAAATTGAAATTATAGGATTTGCCTCCGACCCTATCTTTGCTTCCGAAAAACTTTTATCGGATTGGCCCGATGTGTTTATATTGGATGTGGAAATGCCTCGTATGGACGGGATTTCATTTCTAAAAAAGATCATGTCTGAACGCCCCACTCCTGTGATCATTTGTTCCTCTCTCGCCGAAAAAGAATCGGAGACCGCGATGCTTGCAATGAAACTCGGAGCGATCGATATCATCGAAAAACCGAAGTTAGGCGTAAAAAGTTTTCTGGAAGAATCCGAAATTTTATTTACGGATGCTGTCAAAGCGGCTGCAAAAGCGAGAATGAAATCACATTCATCCTTGAATGTCGATTTAAAAGTAATCGAAAACAAAACGACCAATACAAAACCGGACTTTTCAAAGATCAACACCACGGACAAACTCATATCGATCGGAACTTCGACGGGCGGAACGCAGGCATTGGAATACATTCTCACACAATTGAATGTACATTGCCCCGGAATCGTGATCGTTCAACATATGCCTGAAAAATTTACCGAAACATTTGCAAATCGTTTGAATACCATCTGTGAAATCCAAGTCAAGGAAGCAAAAGACGGAGATAGAATTCAAATCGGTTCGGCATACATTGCTCCCGGGAACAAACATATGGAAATCTATCTAAGTGGCGCTCAGTTTCACATTCGTGTAATGGATGGCCCCTTAGTCAATCGTCACAGACCTTCCGTGGATATTCTTTTTGATTCTGTCGCCAAGGTTGCGGGTAAAAATGCAAAAGGAATCATTATGACGGGAATGGGAAACGACGGAGCAAACGGACTTCTGAAAATGAAACAAAGCGGTGCAACGACGATCGCGCAAGATGAAGCTACTTGTGTGGTGTTTGGAATGCCCAAAGAGGCGATCTTAAAAGGGTCCGTCGACATGATTCTTCCTCTTTCAAAAATCGTAAAAGAAGTTCAACATTTTTGA
- the def gene encoding peptide deformylase, translating into MSVRKILRMGDPILRQISEPVSEDEIQTKEFKKLIRDMFDTMRHADGVGLAAPQIGILKQIVVVGSEDNERYPGTPDVPDRVILNPIITPLTQDSSGFWEGCLSVPGMRGYVERPNQIRMEWMDEKGNKFDEVIEGYKAVVYQHECDHLAGILYVDRLKDTKQFGFNDTLDSGGKILD; encoded by the coding sequence ATGTCAGTAAGAAAAATTTTGAGAATGGGAGACCCCATTCTACGCCAAATTTCAGAACCCGTCTCCGAGGACGAGATTCAAACCAAAGAATTTAAAAAACTCATTAGAGACATGTTTGATACGATGCGTCATGCGGACGGGGTCGGTCTTGCGGCGCCTCAGATCGGAATTTTAAAACAAATCGTAGTCGTAGGCTCCGAAGACAACGAACGTTATCCGGGAACGCCGGACGTCCCGGATCGTGTGATTTTGAATCCAATCATCACTCCTTTGACTCAGGATAGTTCGGGTTTTTGGGAAGGTTGTCTTTCCGTTCCGGGAATGCGCGGTTATGTGGAAAGACCGAATCAAATCAGAATGGAATGGATGGACGAAAAAGGGAATAAATTTGACGAAGTCATAGAAGGATATAAAGCCGTCGTCTATCAGCACGAATGCGATCATTTGGCGGGCATTCTCTATGTCGATCGACTAAAGGATACAAAACAATTCGGATTTAATGACACTCTCGATTCCGGCGGAAAAATTCTAGATTAG
- a CDS encoding biotin/lipoyl-containing protein has product MIDVHNNRIQFHQSSSPWIRSFSLESIKCLIVCRGPVRKEAMDIFDSIGIREYGILLSEKDSVVYPNSLAPELRGFRFPNNIHRVPDYMGSGKEEKVERIRQIISIAKDNKYTHIFAGYGFMAEDAEFIEAIEKSGVVFMGPASYVANQAGSKDAAKKIARKLEVSVTPGVDNISSLALLSKASDAKSLEKLAKEKGIEFTFNSSVSPEVNAENLLELGYSKIIELVSIADLQVEAEKECKKIWEKFSTNRIRFKYIGGGGGKGQRVVSKIEEVKSAVQEILSESKVTAPGTNKNFLIELNIENTRHNEIQLIGNGEWCLALGGRDCSVQMHEQKLLEISLTQELLEKEIAACSATNPKKAEVLKGDLKVLRDMEEQSERFGAAVKLNSVSTFESIVEGTNFFFMEVNTRIQVEHRVTEIVYSMKFKNPENSNDFFIVDSLIEAMALLSLHGKRLQKPERILRYPSGSEVRINATNKAIQPHAGGVIMNWSKPLPDEIRDDQGISIANPDMGLFVHYKVAGAYDSNIALLITHGENRFDNLKRLGNILRKTELRGNDLQTNLLVHYGLIHWILGKDAMFKPSTAFMISYLAAVGVLEKIVKDVDLEIAWKKIISEIASPDAKKILHRKLTLITRPIGEVIKDAHLLAGFLGFHLNHSWKISSSKIEWLRNPIHVIADLYHYLNMEADPSQPPSEQIWDHDNEILRNALAFYQELSKKTGIAADSIELVTNLNAGKTVKGIDSGILQQVIQSHNGFQLGMELLKILPAAGLNSGFYKLEVDEKLEAVIPDEFKKADTRDAFIKFLAPPPKASSDEIVAPMGGMFYSKEAPDLPPMIQVGDHFKAGQPLFIVEVMKMFNKISAPFSGTVKEILLNDSDGKIISKGQTIYKIVPDEVIHIETEAEILERKKKTTLSLI; this is encoded by the coding sequence ATGATCGACGTTCACAACAATCGCATTCAATTTCATCAGTCCAGTTCGCCTTGGATTCGTTCCTTTTCTCTCGAATCGATCAAATGTCTGATCGTATGTAGGGGGCCGGTTCGTAAAGAAGCGATGGATATTTTCGATTCCATCGGGATCCGGGAATACGGAATTCTTCTTTCCGAAAAGGATTCGGTCGTATATCCGAACTCACTTGCTCCGGAACTCAGAGGGTTTCGTTTTCCGAACAATATCCATCGGGTTCCCGACTATATGGGATCCGGAAAGGAAGAGAAAGTGGAACGCATCCGGCAAATTATCTCTATCGCAAAAGATAACAAATACACTCATATCTTTGCGGGTTACGGATTTATGGCCGAGGATGCGGAGTTTATCGAGGCAATCGAAAAAAGCGGAGTCGTTTTTATGGGGCCCGCTTCGTATGTGGCCAATCAGGCAGGATCCAAGGATGCCGCAAAAAAAATCGCTCGAAAGTTGGAAGTTTCCGTCACTCCTGGGGTGGATAATATTTCCTCTCTTGCGTTGCTTTCAAAGGCGTCGGATGCAAAGTCTCTCGAAAAATTGGCAAAAGAAAAGGGAATCGAGTTTACGTTTAATTCTTCCGTATCTCCCGAAGTAAATGCAGAGAATTTATTAGAATTAGGATATTCTAAAATTATCGAATTGGTGAGCATCGCCGATCTTCAAGTGGAAGCGGAAAAAGAATGTAAAAAGATTTGGGAAAAATTTTCCACCAATCGAATTCGTTTTAAATACATCGGTGGCGGCGGCGGAAAAGGACAAAGGGTCGTTTCCAAAATCGAAGAGGTAAAATCTGCGGTTCAGGAAATTCTTTCCGAGTCCAAAGTGACCGCGCCGGGGACAAACAAAAACTTTCTCATCGAATTGAATATCGAAAACACCAGACACAACGAGATCCAGTTGATCGGAAACGGAGAATGGTGTCTTGCGCTCGGCGGTAGAGATTGTTCGGTTCAGATGCACGAACAGAAACTCCTCGAGATTTCCCTTACACAAGAATTATTGGAAAAAGAAATTGCTGCTTGCTCCGCGACCAACCCGAAAAAAGCAGAAGTTCTCAAAGGCGATTTGAAGGTTCTCCGAGATATGGAAGAACAGTCGGAACGTTTCGGAGCCGCGGTAAAACTCAACAGCGTTTCGACCTTCGAATCGATCGTAGAAGGAACCAACTTCTTTTTTATGGAAGTAAACACTCGGATCCAAGTAGAACATAGAGTTACGGAAATTGTATATTCTATGAAATTTAAAAATCCGGAAAATTCTAACGATTTTTTTATCGTGGATAGTTTGATCGAAGCGATGGCGCTTCTTTCCCTGCATGGAAAAAGATTACAAAAACCCGAAAGAATACTGAGATATCCTTCCGGTTCGGAGGTTCGAATCAACGCGACGAATAAAGCGATTCAACCTCACGCCGGCGGCGTGATCATGAACTGGTCCAAACCTCTTCCGGATGAGATCAGAGACGATCAAGGAATCAGCATCGCCAATCCGGATATGGGTCTATTCGTACATTATAAAGTGGCTGGAGCTTATGATTCCAATATCGCTCTTTTGATCACCCACGGAGAAAATCGATTCGATAACCTAAAACGCCTGGGAAATATTCTCAGAAAAACGGAACTGAGAGGAAACGATCTTCAGACGAATCTTTTAGTTCATTACGGATTGATCCATTGGATTCTCGGTAAAGATGCTATGTTCAAACCTTCCACTGCGTTTATGATTTCCTATCTCGCAGCCGTAGGGGTTCTCGAAAAAATCGTAAAAGACGTGGATCTTGAAATCGCTTGGAAAAAAATTATTTCCGAAATCGCTTCGCCGGATGCAAAAAAAATTCTGCACCGTAAGCTCACTCTGATCACAAGACCGATCGGAGAGGTGATCAAGGATGCGCATCTTCTTGCGGGATTTTTAGGATTTCATCTGAATCACTCTTGGAAAATTTCGTCTTCTAAGATAGAATGGCTCCGCAATCCGATTCACGTGATCGCGGATCTTTATCATTATCTCAATATGGAAGCCGATCCTTCTCAACCCCCTTCGGAGCAGATTTGGGATCACGATAACGAAATCCTACGGAACGCCCTTGCTTTTTATCAAGAACTATCTAAAAAAACAGGAATTGCAGCCGACTCGATCGAACTTGTGACGAATCTAAACGCTGGAAAGACGGTAAAAGGAATCGATTCCGGAATTCTGCAGCAAGTCATTCAGTCTCATAACGGATTTCAGCTCGGTATGGAACTACTAAAAATTCTTCCTGCCGCAGGGCTCAATTCCGGATTTTATAAATTGGAAGTGGATGAAAAACTGGAAGCGGTGATTCCGGATGAATTTAAGAAAGCGGACACAAGAGACGCTTTTATCAAATTTTTGGCCCCACCTCCAAAGGCGAGTTCTGACGAGATTGTGGCGCCTATGGGCGGAATGTTTTATTCGAAAGAAGCCCCAGACCTTCCTCCGATGATTCAAGTAGGAGATCATTTCAAGGCGGGACAACCTCTTTTTATCGTTGAGGTAATGAAAATGTTTAACAAAATTTCGGCTCCTTTTAGCGGAACTGTAAAAGAAATTTTGTTAAACGACAGCGACGGAAAGATCATTTCGAAAGGACAGACGATATACAAGATTGTTCCGGATGAAGTGATCCACATCGAAACCGAAGCCGAAATTTTGGAAAGAAAGAAAAAAACCACTTTAAGTCTGATCTAA
- a CDS encoding SpoIIE family protein phosphatase — MISSKKQDSLLRQSSDGKLYLEDNPGLTIVFESLLTEIIQLTSASFGIFNYRLENGTIKSILGNPPENALEESKLVSEFCFKTGQDFNFKKGESPNKLVPPLGQNSVCCVLHVGELGSSSSENQKKIFGTIFLGRMEDSGGEFRESDFEHLKATARIISDLLEESFISGESSLVVLSLMTTSRVALESVQIRKQTDRFDFLLTEIIRVSGLINKSLDLSQLLEAIMLSSKSVFRTEACSVLLLDDTKEYLYFHTVLGEKKDEVTKVRVPVGKGVAGMVVQDKTPMIINDARNDPRVYREVDKVSHFVTRNIMAAPLLVEGQVIGVIEAINTIDRSFFTEEDLELFLSFSGTSALAIQKTGLLQNLETANKDLRKKVSELESLFELSQVVSSAKNQADLMKQSIPVIHGEMDASKTGIFLINRKMGILTSISYTSEKKVEIFRTTNYQDSLIHSSIEDEKTTVKEDIQNFEFTHELDLEYLKGSYIILPLTHQGRSAFGAITVSDRVDKLSYNFSHLRLLQTFASLIARGHETLKLQNEMISRKAMQRSLEREIEITREIQKNILPESKSFDSNFDLGVKSVPAKEVSGDFYDYYQYQDGQYSFLVSDVSGKSLPAAIFMAMSSSIIRTLARNHDLSPEEILKQGNALIYEDSHNGMFVTTFFIHYNPAIFTLDYASAGHNDQVLIHKDGTWELLKGSGPPLGVIPSASYKGGSLTVEPGDMVILYTDGAIEEKNSKDAEFSLERMIQEVIARKHLPATRIIDELFDLVREFSETPELFDDFTVMILKFNDDFQFNRIFEANTSSIPLFREFVYETIKVRDLEESLRDDILLACDEAGTNIVMHGYENTILKNPKFECKIRFTGDWITIVLIDSGKVFRRKEVLEPSIEDNLSGKRKGGFGVYLIEKLMDSVEYSSEGGKNVLVLKKNFQHKASHGNHI, encoded by the coding sequence TTGATCTCGAGTAAAAAACAAGATTCTCTCCTTAGACAAAGTTCTGATGGAAAACTTTACCTGGAAGACAATCCAGGATTGACGATTGTTTTTGAATCTCTTCTCACGGAAATCATCCAACTCACATCCGCCTCTTTTGGAATCTTTAATTATCGACTGGAAAACGGAACTATCAAATCCATTCTCGGAAATCCGCCCGAGAATGCTCTGGAAGAATCCAAACTCGTCTCCGAGTTTTGTTTTAAAACCGGACAAGATTTTAATTTTAAAAAAGGGGAGAGTCCAAATAAACTCGTCCCTCCTCTTGGACAAAATTCTGTGTGTTGTGTGTTGCACGTGGGAGAATTGGGATCCTCTTCTTCCGAAAATCAGAAAAAAATATTCGGAACCATTTTTCTCGGACGAATGGAAGATTCCGGCGGAGAATTTAGGGAATCCGATTTCGAACATCTAAAAGCCACAGCCCGAATCATCTCCGATCTTTTGGAAGAATCCTTTATCTCCGGAGAATCCTCTCTTGTCGTTCTTTCCTTAATGACCACTTCTCGAGTGGCGCTTGAGTCCGTTCAGATCCGAAAACAAACCGATCGTTTCGATTTTTTACTTACCGAAATCATACGTGTTTCCGGACTGATCAATAAATCCCTCGATCTCTCTCAACTTTTGGAAGCGATCATGCTTTCTTCGAAATCCGTTTTTAGAACCGAAGCGTGCAGCGTTTTACTTTTGGACGATACCAAGGAATATCTGTATTTTCATACGGTTCTTGGAGAAAAAAAAGACGAGGTGACCAAGGTTCGAGTTCCGGTAGGCAAGGGCGTTGCGGGAATGGTCGTTCAGGACAAAACGCCGATGATCATCAACGATGCGAGGAACGATCCTCGTGTGTATCGGGAAGTGGATAAGGTCTCTCATTTTGTGACGAGAAATATCATGGCGGCCCCACTTTTGGTAGAAGGCCAGGTCATCGGTGTGATCGAAGCGATCAATACGATTGATAGAAGTTTTTTTACCGAGGAAGACCTTGAATTGTTCCTGAGTTTTTCCGGAACCTCCGCGCTTGCGATTCAGAAAACGGGACTTCTTCAAAACCTGGAGACCGCAAACAAGGATCTCCGAAAGAAAGTTTCCGAATTGGAAAGTCTTTTCGAATTGTCCCAGGTGGTATCTTCCGCAAAAAATCAAGCGGATCTGATGAAACAGTCGATTCCTGTGATTCACGGCGAAATGGATGCGAGTAAAACGGGAATCTTTCTCATCAACCGAAAAATGGGAATTCTCACTTCGATTTCTTATACCTCTGAAAAAAAAGTGGAAATTTTCAGAACCACGAATTATCAGGACAGTTTGATTCATAGTTCCATAGAAGACGAAAAAACGACGGTCAAAGAAGATATTCAAAATTTTGAATTTACTCACGAGTTGGATTTGGAATATCTGAAAGGTTCTTATATCATTCTTCCTTTGACTCACCAAGGACGAAGCGCTTTCGGAGCGATCACGGTTTCGGATCGTGTGGACAAACTTTCTTACAATTTCTCCCATCTTCGTCTTTTACAGACCTTTGCCTCCTTGATCGCAAGGGGACACGAAACTCTAAAACTACAAAACGAAATGATTTCTCGAAAGGCGATGCAGAGGTCCTTGGAACGCGAAATCGAAATCACAAGGGAGATTCAGAAAAATATTCTTCCCGAATCCAAAAGTTTCGATTCCAATTTTGATCTCGGGGTTAAATCGGTTCCCGCAAAAGAAGTTTCCGGCGACTTTTACGATTACTATCAGTATCAGGACGGGCAGTATTCCTTTCTTGTATCCGATGTTTCCGGAAAAAGTCTGCCCGCGGCCATCTTTATGGCGATGAGTTCCTCCATCATTCGAACCTTGGCCCGAAATCACGACTTGAGTCCGGAAGAAATTTTAAAACAAGGAAACGCTCTTATCTACGAAGATTCCCACAATGGAATGTTCGTGACCACGTTTTTTATTCATTACAATCCCGCTATCTTTACATTGGATTATGCCTCTGCGGGTCACAACGATCAGGTACTCATCCACAAAGACGGAACCTGGGAACTCCTCAAAGGATCCGGTCCTCCACTGGGTGTAATTCCCTCTGCGAGTTATAAGGGCGGAAGCTTGACGGTGGAGCCGGGTGATATGGTTATTCTTTATACGGACGGAGCCATCGAGGAAAAGAATTCCAAGGATGCGGAATTCAGTCTCGAACGTATGATCCAAGAAGTGATCGCGAGAAAACATCTTCCTGCGACACGGATCATCGACGAACTTTTTGATTTAGTTCGGGAATTTTCGGAAACGCCGGAACTTTTCGACGACTTCACCGTGATGATTCTAAAGTTCAATGACGATTTTCAATTCAATCGAATTTTTGAAGCAAACACATCTTCCATTCCTTTGTTTCGAGAATTTGTGTATGAAACGATCAAGGTTCGGGACTTGGAAGAATCTCTAAGAGACGATATTCTTCTCGCTTGCGACGAAGCGGGTACGAATATCGTAATGCACGGTTATGAAAATACAATTCTGAAAAATCCAAAATTTGAATGTAAAATACGCTTTACAGGCGACTGGATTACCATTGTACTTATTGATTCCGGGAAAGTCTTCCGGAGAAAGGAAGTTCTAGAACCGTCTATCGAGGACAATCTGAGTGGAAAGAGAAAAGGCGGCTTCGGAGTTTATCTGATCGAAAAACTCATGGATTCGGTCGAATATTCCAGCGAAGGCGGGAAGAACGTTTTAGTTCTTAAGAAGAATTTTCAACACAAGGCCTCCCATGGAAATCACATCTGA
- a CDS encoding STAS domain-containing protein encodes MEITSEIKNHSKIVHLIGNLDVHNTHKIESVFMDQIKTGNSPVLILDLSSVEFISSAGLRIIVAALRECKEKDVELRLAGIKPAVKKVFDIIDMNSMFSIFETLDSAIK; translated from the coding sequence ATGGAAATCACATCTGAAATAAAAAATCATTCCAAAATCGTTCATTTGATCGGAAATCTAGACGTTCATAATACACATAAAATCGAATCCGTGTTTATGGATCAGATCAAGACCGGAAATTCACCCGTTTTAATTTTAGATCTTTCTTCCGTAGAATTTATATCTTCCGCTGGGTTGAGAATTATCGTAGCCGCGCTCAGGGAATGCAAAGAAAAAGACGTCGAACTCAGACTCGCGGGAATCAAACCAGCGGTCAAAAAGGTTTTTGATATCATCGATATGAATTCGATGTTTAGCATTTTCGAAACTCTTGATTCCGCTATAAAATAG
- a CDS encoding acyl-CoA carboxylase subunit beta yields the protein MSEAKYSLENPFQSSNEPEVPKARGLYEDANELGKELLNKPFEGGGVDRILVQHSKERMTVWERIKVLTEHEPNILYQNWGKNLDGASLVTGILNINGRDVAVYGHDFTLRAGSMDATNGNKLARLIYMAGEHGIPLIGMNDSAGAYVPAGVGGLDGYSEAFTALRKISGVVPSLMLMFGFNAGGGAYLPRQGSFMIQCENTFFGLTGPGVVKSVLGEDISADDLGGPKVHGQSGVVDIVTGDELGSLRTALRLLSYLPNNNHSLAPFHPTSDPTDRFIYEEEILFKKTFNSPTGMNTPFDITLYLQNICDHGQYFEIQPQRSRNLVTAFGRIGGHVVAFVANNSAVSSGQIDIGAARKGTRFIRFCNLYNIPLVFLEDTTGFLPGKEQEQNGIVLEGRKLLDSIIDIRTPRLTLIIRNAFGGAYASFNSYHTGADMVFALPTARIAVMGPAGKDYVYKDEVSAIQKEYQENVKKGMPEKEAIVIRDKKLQLLSTQYEKELMNPKEALSLGSVSRIVLPGTTRSILYQNLDYLIRHYKPAPLSGPQREFE from the coding sequence ATGTCCGAAGCAAAATACTCGCTGGAAAATCCATTCCAATCCTCGAATGAACCTGAGGTTCCCAAAGCTCGCGGTCTTTATGAAGATGCGAACGAATTAGGAAAAGAACTCCTGAATAAACCCTTTGAGGGCGGTGGTGTCGACAGGATTTTAGTACAACACTCCAAAGAAAGAATGACCGTTTGGGAAAGGATTAAAGTCCTTACCGAACATGAGCCGAACATCCTCTATCAAAACTGGGGAAAAAATCTGGACGGCGCCTCTTTGGTTACCGGGATTTTAAATATCAACGGAAGGGACGTCGCCGTTTACGGCCACGACTTTACTCTTCGCGCCGGTTCGATGGACGCAACCAACGGAAATAAACTCGCAAGACTGATCTATATGGCCGGCGAACACGGGATTCCTTTGATCGGAATGAACGATTCTGCGGGAGCCTATGTTCCTGCGGGAGTGGGCGGGCTTGACGGTTACAGCGAGGCGTTTACCGCGCTCAGAAAAATCAGCGGAGTGGTTCCGAGCTTGATGCTCATGTTCGGATTCAACGCGGGTGGGGGAGCGTATCTTCCGCGTCAGGGATCGTTTATGATCCAATGTGAGAACACATTCTTCGGTTTAACGGGACCGGGAGTTGTAAAATCCGTTCTTGGAGAGGATATCTCCGCCGATGATTTGGGCGGACCCAAGGTTCACGGACAGAGCGGGGTTGTGGATATCGTTACCGGAGACGAGTTGGGTTCTCTTAGAACTGCGCTTCGATTGCTTTCTTATCTTCCCAATAACAATCATTCCCTTGCACCGTTTCATCCGACATCGGATCCTACGGATCGTTTTATCTACGAAGAAGAAATTCTTTTTAAAAAGACGTTTAACTCTCCGACCGGGATGAACACTCCTTTTGACATCACTTTGTATCTCCAAAACATCTGCGATCACGGTCAGTATTTCGAAATTCAACCGCAACGATCCAGAAATCTCGTGACCGCGTTCGGAAGAATCGGAGGCCACGTGGTAGCTTTTGTTGCGAACAACTCCGCGGTTTCCTCCGGACAGATCGATATCGGAGCCGCCAGAAAAGGAACCCGTTTTATCCGTTTTTGCAATCTTTACAACATTCCTCTCGTATTCTTGGAGGATACGACCGGATTCTTACCCGGAAAAGAGCAGGAGCAAAACGGAATCGTTTTGGAAGGAAGAAAACTTTTGGATTCCATCATCGATATCCGGACACCGCGTCTAACGTTGATCATCCGAAACGCATTCGGAGGAGCTTATGCGTCCTTTAACTCCTATCATACGGGAGCGGATATGGTCTTTGCGCTTCCGACCGCTCGAATCGCAGTGATGGGACCCGCGGGAAAGGACTATGTATACAAAGACGAGGTTTCCGCGATCCAAAAAGAATATCAGGAAAATGTAAAGAAGGGAATGCCCGAAAAAGAAGCAATCGTGATTCGAGACAAAAAACTTCAGCTTCTTTCCACTCAATACGAAAAAGAACTGATGAATCCGAAAGAGGCTCTTTCTCTCGGATCGGTTTCGAGAATCGTGCTTCCCGGAACGACACGCAGCATCCTGTATCAAAATCTGGATTATTTAATCAGACATTACAAACCGGCACCTCTATCCGGACCTCAAAGGGAGTTTGAGTAA